One segment of Solanum lycopersicum chromosome 1, SLM_r2.1 DNA contains the following:
- the LOC138340980 gene encoding uncharacterized protein has translation MHDRAFKVTTTYPFPCMIFALCRSAGVPIWHIDQLRTPPGTVDIGLIRDKANELAPCRGPHQELPPLSDDLADTVAQARTATQASTDTTPVESIPGSSTSPLPTPAPLARVQKLEAQMATLLHHIQPWMQKSIAESEARMERQMQRKIAEVNQRLDAFELRVLARPAPPVDVSTLQAAVASLRADIDTILETRVSESVEPAEDTVEELKQIDGVSKQVDFEGNIIFPTQGSNEETTEDFPLEGESVEEEFQSQ, from the exons atgcacgacaGGGCATTTAaggtcaccaccacctacccctttccgtgcatgatctttgccctttgcaggtctgcaggtgtgcccatatggcacatagatcagttgaggaccccgcCGGGTACTGTTgacatcggcctcatcagagacaaggccaatgagttggccccatgTCGAGGGCCCCATCaagagctgccaccactatctgatgaccttgcagatacggtggcccaggctcgcacagctacacaggcatccacggacactaccccagtcgagtctatcccgggtagcagCACATCCCCTTTACCGACACCAGCCCCGCTTGCccgagtccaaaaactggaggcacaaatggccactcttctgcatcatatccagccgtggatgcagaagtctattgctgagtctgaggcgcgtatggagaggcagatgcagcggaagattgctgaggttaaccaacgcctcgatgcctttgaattgagagtattagctcgaccagcccctccggtagatgtgtcgactcttcaggctgcagtcgccagtcttcgtgcagacatcgacacgatcctagagacaagagtgtcagagtctgtcgagcctgctgaggatactg TTGAAGAACTCAAACAAATTGATGGTGTTTCAAAGCAGGTCGATTTTGAGGGAAATATAATTTTCCCAACACAGGGATCAAACGAGGAAACAACAGAAGATTTTCCTCTTGAAGGAGAGTCAGTCGAAGAGGAGTTTCAATCTCAATAA